A single genomic interval of Streptococcus suis harbors:
- the yghU gene encoding glutathione-dependent disulfide-bond oxidoreductase: MTEYTKPLVWKWEDENDNRSGNRPTAGSRFEHKLPKGDKPLQVYSLGTPNGIKVAIMLEELKELGISEAEYDLFLINIGQGDQFGSDFVTINPNSKIPAMVDYSEQEPISVFESANILLYLAEKFDAFLPKAWAERTEVLNWLFWQTGAAPFVGGGFGHFFHYAPTAQEYPINRYTMETKRQLDLLDQLLATREYVAGNTYTIADIAIWSWYGRLVQGELYPGSAEFLDVDSYKHLKTWVEKIAQRPAVQRGLTVKYHSIDN; the protein is encoded by the coding sequence ATGACAGAATACACGAAACCACTGGTTTGGAAGTGGGAAGATGAAAATGACAACCGATCTGGCAACCGTCCAACAGCAGGCAGTCGCTTTGAACATAAATTACCAAAAGGTGACAAGCCCCTCCAAGTTTATTCCTTGGGAACACCTAACGGTATTAAAGTTGCTATTATGCTAGAAGAGTTGAAGGAACTCGGGATTTCCGAAGCTGAATATGACCTCTTTCTCATCAATATCGGTCAAGGAGACCAATTTGGCTCCGATTTTGTTACCATCAACCCCAACTCCAAAATACCAGCTATGGTAGATTATTCCGAGCAAGAACCGATTTCGGTCTTTGAATCAGCCAATATTCTCCTCTACTTGGCAGAAAAGTTTGACGCCTTCCTACCAAAAGCTTGGGCAGAGCGGACAGAGGTTCTTAACTGGCTCTTCTGGCAAACTGGCGCCGCTCCATTTGTTGGTGGAGGATTTGGACATTTCTTCCATTACGCTCCGACAGCGCAAGAATATCCGATTAATCGCTATACAATGGAAACTAAGCGTCAGCTGGATCTCTTGGATCAGCTATTGGCGACTAGAGAATATGTAGCAGGTAACACTTATACCATCGCAGATATTGCTATTTGGTCTTGGTATGGTCGCTTGGTGCAAGGAGAACTATATCCAGGTTCAGCAGAATTTTTAGATGTTGATTCTTACAAGCATCTAAAGACCTGGGTAGAGAAAATAGCTCAGCGCCCAGCTGTACAACGAGGGTTGACAGTGAAATATCATTCAATTGATAATTGA
- a CDS encoding bacteriocin immunity protein yields MKKANRKEFYSHLSALYQLSPEVISPVLREKLVEFAQKLDHSDNLYMLASQLSAYVNRELLEQAGKAPKELLDLASYIQELQVSHSRYMARLDNL; encoded by the coding sequence ATGAAAAAAGCTAATCGTAAAGAATTTTACTCCCATTTATCAGCCCTTTATCAGTTATCACCAGAAGTTATTTCGCCCGTTTTGCGTGAGAAACTTGTTGAATTTGCCCAGAAACTTGACCATTCAGACAATCTCTATATGTTGGCGAGTCAGCTTTCTGCATATGTGAATAGGGAATTACTTGAGCAGGCTGGAAAAGCACCAAAGGAGTTGCTTGATTTAGCTTCTTATATCCAGGAACTGCAGGTTAGCCATAGTCGGTATATGGCCCGATTAGATAATTTATAG
- a CDS encoding IS110 family transposase — MFHFTTLFIGMDVHKESFSLCYYDMMANQFKHSTKVGPNVSYIVNYVNELRRLYGQDAEVLCGYEAGCLGFTLYHQLQAHGIPCIVMAPTTVMKEGSKRVKTDKKDAAQLAKALAFRSYRPVHIPTVEDEQVKEYIRMRTDHKVALKKIKQQILAFCLRHDFRYTEGSSNWTQKHVRWLRSLNPDGLYAEILTEYLLTYEKLVDQIERYDARIEQLGQSDSYQEKVSRLSCFIGIKTLTALSIVTEIGDFNRFATAQHFASYLGLTPSENSSGDKERRGAITKAGNSHVRRLLIEAAQSLAKGTIGYKSKELKRRQSGNRVEVIAYADKANERLRRRYRTLVLGKNKKQNVAKTAIARELSGFIWGMMTGRIA; from the coding sequence ATGTTTCATTTTACCACACTTTTCATCGGAATGGATGTTCACAAAGAAAGTTTTTCACTCTGCTATTATGATATGATGGCGAATCAATTCAAACATAGCACTAAAGTTGGTCCAAATGTTAGCTATATTGTGAACTATGTGAATGAGCTTCGTCGTTTATATGGTCAAGATGCAGAAGTGTTATGTGGCTACGAAGCCGGATGTCTTGGATTTACCCTATATCACCAGCTACAAGCTCACGGGATTCCCTGTATCGTGATGGCGCCTACAACGGTGATGAAGGAAGGATCTAAGCGTGTTAAGACTGATAAAAAAGATGCAGCTCAGCTCGCAAAAGCTCTGGCCTTTCGTAGCTATCGGCCTGTTCATATTCCTACTGTTGAGGATGAACAAGTCAAAGAATATATCCGCATGAGAACAGACCACAAAGTGGCTCTGAAGAAAATCAAACAACAAATTCTTGCCTTCTGTCTCCGACATGATTTTCGCTATACCGAGGGAAGCAGTAATTGGACACAGAAACATGTCCGCTGGCTCCGTTCCCTAAATCCTGATGGACTTTATGCAGAGATTTTGACAGAATATCTATTGACCTATGAGAAATTAGTAGATCAAATAGAACGGTATGATGCACGAATTGAGCAACTGGGTCAAAGCGACAGTTACCAAGAGAAGGTCTCACGGCTTTCTTGCTTTATTGGCATTAAAACACTAACTGCTCTTTCCATTGTGACAGAAATCGGTGATTTTAATCGCTTTGCGACAGCTCAACATTTTGCTTCTTATCTTGGGCTAACTCCTAGCGAAAATTCTAGCGGCGACAAGGAGAGAAGAGGTGCTATCACCAAAGCTGGGAATAGCCATGTGAGACGACTTCTGATAGAAGCTGCACAATCATTGGCTAAGGGGACGATTGGGTATAAATCCAAAGAATTGAAAAGGAGACAAAGTGGAAACCGAGTGGAGGTGATTGCTTATGCGGATAAGGCTAATGAACGCTTAAGAAGACGTTATCGCACACTTGTTCTAGGAAAAAATAAGAAACAAAATGTTGCTAAAACAGCTATTGCACGAGAATTGTCTGGTTTTATTTGGGGGATGATGACAGGAAGAATAGCTTGA